GCCGTTGTGGCTTGGCCGAGAAACAACAGCCATCGGTGTTTAGTGCTTCACCTGTAAATGACCTTCTTTAGGGCGTGATGGAAGAGGAGTGTGGCTTAAACTGATATGTATGTAGAAGAGAGAGAGAGAGAGAGAGAGAGAGAGAGAGAGAGAGAGAGAGATCTTTGATTTGCTTTATTACATGTAGAATAACTTGGCTCTCTTTACAGATGTTTATTATTAACTTGTGCATTGCTCTGAAACGTTTTGTGATTTACAAAGTTGAACAATACTAAATAAATGGCAGAGCCAAAAAAACTGTGAAGGCAAGAATATTCTTACATCGTTGTTGTCTTCTCTTTGATCTGTCTTATTACTGCTTCAAACATAGAAGGGTTCTTGTAGTTTATTTATATGCTTTATAAGTTCATTTTAGCTGCAAACAAGGATTATACAAACACGGTCACAAAGACATAAAAGAAAAGATATCTTAATATCAAAAGAGGTGTTTGATGGAATCAGATACCTGCACCAGTAGCTTCTGATGTTTTCATTATCCGGAGCCTTTTCACAGAACCAATAAACATCCTGGTCACAAGTAAAACTCATTTCAGGATTCAAATTTGGAGCTAACATTGTACTCAACATATAAAGCATGAGAATATATATTCATACCTCCAGGGAACATCACCAACAAGCATCCAATCTCCTTCCTTGTCTTCATATGTTAGTACTAATCCAGAAGACCCATCTGGTAGTATCTTGAGCCTTGTTTCCAAGCGACCATCAGTTTCTTGTGTGCTTGGAACTGATCGCAAAAAGAATCATAATTTCACTCCAAGACCAACACAAATCTCTAAAGGAACATGAAATAAGAGACTACGAACTTCACCTGTGTTGGGTTTGAGAAACATGTCTTCGAGAGCGTTGGACAATGATTCATAGCATTTATGAGCATTCAGATCGATTTTCCTTCCAATGGGAATACCATCCATAGTCACCTTCACAAACATCGAGCTTCCCATCTTTGTTGCATCATTTGTATTTCTGTTTACTTGTTGTGGATCTTCCATGGCCAATGTCTTGGCTTGGTTAACCATACTGTTCATCCTGTAAGTCCTTATTGGTGGCCACCCCACAACTTGCCTGAAAATTTCACAAGTTTCTCAAAAGCTGAGTAAAGACAAAAAGGATTTTGATTTAACACTTCCAAGCCTGAAAAATTATATACGTGAAACAGGCTCAGATCGAGACAACTCTACACAAAAAGAAATAGCAAGAAAGAAACATCACTCTACAAGACCAACCACTCCATTCCAAAACAAAATTCAATTCCCTCGAGATTGTCACCTATGGAAAAAATGATACAATGATCACAACAAAATCTTCTAAGATCAAGAAGATACATTCAAAGTCATTTACGTAATAAAGGTTGAACCTTTTTTCCAGATAAAAGTGATCAAAGGAACATTCTGTCTCATCAACCATGATGCTTTTGTCTAGAATTACGTCTTAAGGACAATCATAAAAGTAAAGGAGGAGAATCTCACCCACTAGTAGGTGCCATGGAATCAGCTGTTCGCTTGATCCCGGCCGTTACGCTAGCTCTGCTACTCAAGGAAGAAGGTGATGACGAAGAAGAAGAAGAATCATCATTAGCTTGAGAAGCCCTACAATCTCGAAACCCCTTTCGACCGAGGCTCAACGTAAGACGAAGCTCGAGACCGTTCTCTGTCGGAGAAGAAGAATCCTCGGAGGAGACGACGAGATTATCATCGTTTGACAAAGTCGAAGCGGAACCGCCTTCCATTAGAGAATTCTCGAAACCCAGCAGAAGAGTGAGAATTGAGCAGAGAGATTGATTTCGTTGGAGATTTGATTGCGAAGGGGAAGATGAGATGAGAGATGGGTTGAATTCGAAGCAAAGTTTGCGACTTTAAGTAAGGCAAATAACAGTGAGAAGGAAACAAAGGATGAACAAGAAGACACGA
This sequence is a window from Brassica oleracea var. oleracea cultivar TO1000 chromosome C1, BOL, whole genome shotgun sequence. Protein-coding genes within it:
- the LOC106309256 gene encoding auxin-responsive protein IAA11; translated protein: MEGGSASTLSNDDNLVVSSEDSSSPTENGLELRLTLSLGRKGFRDCRASQANDDSSSSSSSPSSLSSRASVTAGIKRTADSMAPTSGQVVGWPPIRTYRMNSMVNQAKTLAMEDPQQVNRNTNDATKMGSSMFVKVTMDGIPIGRKIDLNAHKCYESLSNALEDMFLKPNTVPSTQETDGRLETRLKILPDGSSGLVLTYEDKEGDWMLVGDVPWRMFIGSVKRLRIMKTSEATGAAKMNL